A window from Hymenobacter volaticus encodes these proteins:
- a CDS encoding transketolase family protein has translation MKDFPYTESKDTRSGFGAGLHELGKTNPNVVALCADLVGSLKMDAFIKDNPERFFQVGIAEANMMGLAAGLTIGGKIPFTGTFANFSTGRVYDQIRQSIAYSNKNVKICASHAGLTLGEDGATHQILEDVGMMKMLPHMTVINPCDYNQTKAATLAIADYEGPVYLRFGRPVVPNFTPADQVFEIGKGVVLNEGTDVSIFATGHLVWKAILAGKLLADKGINAEIINIHTIKPLDAQLILESVRKTRCVVTAEEHQMNGGLGDSIAQLLAREEPLPLEMVAVNDSFGESGTPDQLMEKYELNEAAIVRAVEKVMARRK, from the coding sequence ATGAAAGACTTCCCTTACACCGAATCGAAAGACACCCGCAGCGGCTTTGGCGCGGGCTTGCACGAGCTAGGCAAAACCAACCCCAACGTAGTTGCCTTGTGCGCCGACTTGGTAGGTTCGCTCAAGATGGATGCCTTCATCAAGGACAATCCCGAGCGGTTTTTCCAAGTAGGTATTGCTGAGGCCAACATGATGGGCCTAGCAGCGGGTCTCACCATCGGTGGCAAGATTCCGTTCACTGGCACATTCGCCAACTTCAGCACGGGCCGCGTCTACGACCAGATTCGGCAGAGCATTGCGTACTCCAACAAGAACGTGAAAATCTGCGCTTCGCACGCGGGCCTTACGCTCGGCGAAGACGGCGCTACGCACCAGATTCTGGAGGATGTGGGCATGATGAAAATGCTGCCCCACATGACCGTTATCAACCCCTGCGACTACAACCAAACCAAAGCCGCCACCCTGGCCATTGCCGACTACGAAGGGCCAGTGTATTTGCGTTTCGGTCGTCCCGTTGTTCCCAACTTCACCCCTGCCGATCAAGTGTTTGAAATCGGGAAAGGCGTGGTCCTCAACGAAGGCACCGATGTGAGCATCTTCGCCACGGGCCACTTAGTATGGAAAGCCATCTTGGCGGGCAAGCTACTGGCCGATAAAGGCATCAACGCCGAAATCATCAACATCCACACCATCAAGCCGTTGGATGCACAACTGATTCTGGAGTCGGTGCGCAAAACGCGTTGCGTGGTTACGGCCGAAGAGCACCAGATGAATGGCGGCCTCGGCGATTCTATTGCGCAGTTGCTAGCGCGCGAAGAACCCCTGCCCCTGGAAATGGTAGCCGTCAACGACTCGTTCGGCGAATCGGGCACCCCCGACCAGCTAATGGAGAAATACGAGCTCAATGAAGCCGCTATTGTGCGGGCCGTTGAGAAAGTAATGGCCCGCCGGAAATAG